One Bosea sp. 124 genomic window, GCGGGCGGAATCCATCAGCACGATCTGGCGTGGCAGACCACGGACAAGGTCGATCCGCATTCCTGCCTCGCCCTTTTCGACCGCCATCAGATGCATCCGGAGTTCGCGCTCGGGCATCTGCGCTGGTAGCCCGGGCACAGCTGCCCGCTACCATGGTGCAATGCACCGATAGTGCGGGGTGACAGCGCACCGCCGAATATGACAAATTCGTGACATACGTGGCCGATCAGTCCGCCATGCGATGCACGTCCGACCTCGATGTCGGGCGGCCAATCAACTCGGGAGAACATCATGACGATATGCAGGCTCGCTCTGGCGTTGGGCTTTGCCCTGACGACATCGATGGTTCAGGCGCAGGCGCCCACGGGCAAGGTCACGGTGGTGACCTCGTTCTCGAAGGATGTGACGGATCCGATCAAGAAGGCTTTCGAAAAGGCCACGCCGGGTGTCACCCTCGAAGTCCAGAACCGCAACACCAATGCCGGCGTGAAGTATCTCGACGAGACCCGGGCGAATAACCAGGTCGACCTGTTCTGGGCGTCCGCGCCAGACGCCTTCGAGGTACTGAAGGGCAAGACGCTACTCAGCGCCTACAAGCCCAAAGCCACAGGTATCCCCGACAAGATCGGCTCCTATCCGATCAACGATCCGCAGGGTTTCTATACAGGCTTCGCCGCCTCGGGCTACGGCATCATGTGGAATGAGCGCTATGCCAAGGCGAAGAAGCTGCCCGAGCCCAAGGACTGGCAGGACCTCGCCGGCCCGGCCTTTTACGACCATGTCTCGATCGCGTCGCCGGCCCGCTCCGGCACGACGCATCTGACGGTCGAAACCATCCTCCAGGGCGAGGGCTGGGAGAAGGGCTGGGCCACCATCAAGGCGATGGCGGGCAACTTCAACGCGATCACGGACCGCTCCTTCGGCGTTCCAGAGGCGGTCAATTCCGGCCAGGTCGGCGTCGGCATCGTGATCGATTTCTTCGCCTTCTCGGCGCAGGCCTCCGGCTTCCCGGTGAAGTTCGTCTATCCGACGGTGACAACGGTCGTGCCGGCCAATGTCGGCATCGTCTCCAACCCGCCCAACAAGGCCGCCGCCGAAGCCTTCGTCGAATTCCTGCTTTCGCCCGCCGGTCAGGAGGTGCTCCTGGAGCCCGGCATCCGCCGCCTGCCCGTCAACCCGGCTGTCTATGCCAAGGCCGGGCCTGACTATCCGAACCCCTTCACCGATCCGCGCTTCCAGAAGATGATCGGCTTCGATGTCGACAAGTCGGAGGCCCGCACAGCCGTCGTCGATACGCTGTTCGACCAGTTGATCTCCTTCCAGCTCGATGCGCTGAAGGGCGTGACCAAGACGCTGCACGAGGTCGATGCGGCGCTGGCGAAGAAGCCCAACCCACAGGCCAAGGCGCTGGCTGACGAGGCGCGCGGCCTGATTGCCGCCATGCCCGTGACGGAGGCGCAAGCCGCGAGCCCCGAACTGCGCGCCGCCTTCACCGGCGGCAAGGAGAAGGGCGCGCGGCAGGCGGAGGTCGAGGCGCAATGGGCGAGCCTCGCCCGCGACAACTACGGCAAGGCGAAGGCCAAGGCGGAAGAGGCGCTGAAGGCGGCCAAGTAGCGCCCTTCGACCGCCGTCGTCATTCTCGGGCGGCGCTCTGCGCCGACCCGGGAATCCCCTGCCGGAACAGACTCCGCACAGGAGCACGGATTGTCCGGAGATGCCCGGGTCGAGCCCGGGCATGACGCGCTTTGCAAAGGCCATTGATGACCGCTATTCCCGCTGCCACCCTGCCACGCGCCCGCCGCCTCTCCGCCACGCCCGGCCAGATCGCGCTGGCGTTGGCGATTGCGGCCTTCCTGCTGCTGTTCCTGGGGTTGCCCGTGGCGACGGTGCTCTATGTCGCCTTCACCGAAAAGGGCACCGGCAGCTTCACACTCGTGAATTTCTATGATTTCGTCCGCACCGAGCTGTTCATGCGCTCCCTGTGGAACTCGTTCTACGTTTCGGCGATGTCGGTGGTCTGGGCCTCGGTCTTCGCGCTGCCCTTGGCCTATCTTACCACCCGCTTCGTCTTTCGGGGCGCAGCCCTGGTCCAGACGCTCGGCTTCCTGCCGCTGATCATGCCGCCTTTCGTCGGCGCCGTGGCGATGCAGCTCTTCTTTGGCCGCAATGGCTCGATCAACCTGCTTCTCGATGACTGGTTCGGCTTCAAGATCGGCTTCATGGAGGGTTTGAACGGCGTCATCTTCGTCCAGTCCGTCCACTATTTCCCCTTCATCCTGATCAATCTCTCGGCGGCGCTGCGCAACATCGACCGGGCGATGGAGGAGGCCGCGCAGAACCTCGGCTCCTCGGGCTTCCGCCTGTTCCGGCGCATCGTCTTTCCGCTCGCCTTGCCAGGCTACCTCGCCGGCGCCTCGCTCGTCTTCGTCAAGGTCTTCGATGATCTGGCGACGCCACTCCTGCTCAACGTCAAGGACATGCTGGCGCCGCAGGCCTATCTGCGCATCACCTCGATCGGCATTGCCGACCCGATGGGCTACGTCATCTCCGTCGTGCTGATCGCCGCCTCGGTCGCCGCCATGTGGCTCTCGGCGCTGGCGCTGAAGGGCCGTGACTACGCCACGACGCAGCGCGGCGGAGGCGGCCTCGCCCGGCGGAAGATGACGCGCTGGGAGGCCGTGTTCGGCTATGGCGTCGTCATCCTGATCCTGGCGCTCGTGCTGGCGCCGCATCTGGGCCTGCTGCTGCTCTCCTTCGCCACGATCTGGTCGTTCTCGCCCCTCCCCGACGGTTTCACTACGGCGCATTATGCCCGCGTCTTCGGCGAGAGCTCGCTCTACATCAAGAACACGCTGATCTACGCCACGCTGGCCGGCGGCATCGACATCGTACTCGGCGTCGCCATCGCCTATCTCGTGCTACGCACCAAACTGATCGGCCGCGAATGGCTCGATTGGGCGGCCTCCGCCGCGCTCGCCATTCCCGGCGTCGTGCTCGGCATTGGCTATCTCAGGACGTTCTACGGCGTCACGCTGCCCGACGGCACACCGCTCGCCTCGCTTTGGCTCACCATCGTACTGGCTCTCGCCATACGCCGTCTGCCCTATGCATTGCGCGCCTGCTACGCCGCGCTCCAGCAGATCTCGGTTTCGCTGGAGGAGGCTGCCGAAAACCTCGGCGCCACCAAGAGCCGGACCGTCCGGCGCGTCGTCGTGCCGCTGATGGCGGGCGGCATTCTCGCCGGCTTCGTCACGAGCTTCTCGACTGCCGCGGTCGAACTCTCCGCGACGCTGATGCTGGTCCAGTCGAACTCCGACGCCCCGCTCGCCTATGGGCTCTACGTCTTCATGCAGTCGGCTGCGGGACGCGGGCCAGGCGCGGCGCTCGGCGTCGTCGCCGTCCTGCTGGTCGCGCTCTGCACCTTCCTCTCGCATGTCATCGTCGAACGCAGCCAGAAGGCCAAGGGCATGGGGCACTGAACCGGCATGGGACACTGACTGAACATGAACATGACCGCTTCCCTCGCGACGCCGGCCGTCTCCGTCGACATCGAAGGCGTCAACCTGTCCTATGGCGACAACCACGTCCTCAAGACCGTCGATCTCGCGATCCGACCGGGCGAATTCTTCGCCTTCCTCGGCCCGTCGGGCTGCGGCAAGACCACGCTGCTGCGCCTGATCGCCGGCTTCAACCAGGCTGATAGCGGCCGGGTCCTGATCGGCGGCAAGGACATCTCGGCGCTGCCGCCCTGGAAGCGCGATGTCGGCATGGTCTTCCAATCCTATGCGCTCTGGCCGCACATGACCGTCGCGCGCAATGTCGCCTTCGGTCTCGAGGAGCGTGGTGTTGCGCGCGCCGAGGTCAACCGGCGGGTTGCGCTCGCGCTCGATCTCGTCGGCCTCGGCCATCTCGCCGAGCGGCGCCCGTCGCAACTCTCCGGCGGCCAGCAGCAGCGCGTCGCGGTTGCCCGCACCGTCGCAGTCGAACCCAAGGTGCTGCTGCTCGACGAGCCGCTGTCAAATCTCGATGCCAAGATGCGCGTGCAGGTCCGCCGCGAGCTGCGTGATCTGCAGCAGCGCCTCGGCCTGACCACGATCTTCGTGACGCACGACCAGGAGGAGGCCAACACGATCTGCGACCGTATCGCCGTGATGAACGACGGCGTCATTCAGCAGGTCGGCACGCCGATCGAGCTCTATGAGCGGCCGGCCAATCTGTTCGTCGCGAACTTTCTCGGCGCAGCCAACATCCTGAGCGGGCAGATCGGGGGCAGCGGTGGAGATCGCCATTTTGAGATCGACGGCGGGATGAAGATCCCCATCGCGGATACCGACACCATTCCGGAACGCGCCAAGCTGGTCTTCCGCCCGCAGCATGCCCGGCTATCTCCCGTCGGCGCGCCGGAGCAAGGCATGTTTGCACTGGCCTGCGACATCGTAGGCCGCGAATTTCTCGGTTCGAGCATTCGCTATTTCGCCAGGGTCGGCACAACCGAAGTGGCCGTGGACGTACCGTTCCACTCGAGCCGCGATCTTCTCGAGCCCGGCGCCGCCGCCATGTTGAACCTCGATGGCGGCTCCGTGCTCTGGCTGCCATATTAGCGGGAAGGTTTTAGTGATACCGCGGAGCGGACGTTTGAATAGCCCCTAGCTTCGTGGACGCCTTCTTCCCTAATTTTGAGGCAAGGAGGCGACGATGGCGACTGGCAGTTTCAGTGAGGATTTCAAGCGCGATGCGGTGGCGCAGATCACCGAGCGGGGTTACCCGGTCGCGGAGGTTTCGCAGCGGCTTGGGGTGAGCCCTCACTCGCTTTATGCGTGGAAGAAGAAGTTCGCGAAGCCTGCGGGCTCGAGCGATGCGGATCAGGCTGGAGAGATCCGGCGGCTGAAGAAGGAGCTGGCGCGCGTCACCGAGGAGCGCGACATCCTAAAAAAAGCCACCGCGTATTTCGCCAGGGATGCAAAGTGAGATACGCGTTCGTCGCCGAGCATCGTCCGTTGTTTTCGATCCGGGCGATGTGTCGCTGCCTGCGCATCCAAGCCAGCGGCTTCTATGCCTGGCTCAAGGCTCCGTTGAGCCCACGGGCGCGAGAGGATGCGCGTCAGACCGAACTCCTGCGGAAGGCGTGGACAGACAGCGGCAAGGTCTACGGCTATCGCAAGCTGCATGATGATCTTCTGGATCAGGGCGAGACCAGTTGCCCGAACCGGATCGCTCGCCTTTCAAGGCTTTGCCGGCATCAAGGCCCAGATCGGCTACAAGCGCCGGCCCGGCAGCTACAGCGGCAAACCGTCTGTCGTGGTCGATAATACGCTGGCCCGGCAGTTCGATGTCGCGGCGCAGGACAAGGCGTGGGTGACCGACATCACCTATATCCGGACCATGGAGGGCTTTGCCTATCTGGCCGTCGTGATCGACCTGTTTTCACGGCGCGTCATCGGCTGGTCGCTGCAGAGCCGCCAGACGACAGACGTCGTGCTGCAGGCGTTGCTCATGGCAGTTTGGCGACGGAAGCCACAGGCGAAGGTCTTGATTCATTCCGACCAGGGCTCGCAGTTCACCAGCATGGAGTGGGCCGCGTTCCTGCGGCACCACAATCTTGAGCACTCGATGAGCCGGCGTGGAAACTGCCGCGACAATGCGGTGGCAGAGAGCTTCTTCAATCTGCTCAAACGCGAGCGGATACGCCGAAGAACCTACAGAATCCGCGATGAAGCGCGCCAGGATGTGTTCGAATACATCGAGATGTTCTACAACTCAAAGCGCAAGCACGTCCGAAACGGGATGCTGTCGCCCGTCGAGTTCGAAAGGCAGCAGAAAAACTGAGCCGAGGGCGTCTACAAAACTCGGGGCTATTCATCGAGACCTGGATCAAGATCAACATGGCGCCACTCTATGGTTGGGGGCAGAAGGCGAGCGCCTGAGAGGCCTCGCGCCTCATGGCCACTGGCGCTCGGCCTGGAACCCCGTTCCAGCATGGTCCGACGCCAGGGCTCGTCCGCCAGCAGCATCTCGGCGATCGATCCAACACGATCGGAGATGGCGGAAGCCGAATCCACGAGAAATCTTCACCGTCGTTGTCCATCTCCGATCTGGAGGCTGCCGCTAGTGGCGCCGATTTCCAGCAGGACGACCTCGCAGACCTGATCGAGCGCTGTCGGGCAACGCTCGACGCCATGCGGCACGACGATGAACTCCCCTTCGCCGATGACCTCGTCGCGGTCACGGAACTTCATCAGCAGCCGACCCTTGTGAACGAAGAAGACCTCGTCCTCGCCGAGGTTGAAATGCCAGCCGGCCTCGCCCTCGAATTTCGCGAGCTTGATCTGCAGATTGTTGACGGATGCGGCGAGCCGAGGCGGCCAGGTGTCGGAGAACCGCCCGAAGGCGCTCTCCAGGTTCTCCTTGCGGAACGGCGAGATGTGCCTGTTCAGCAGCGCGACGTCACGGATGATCGTCTTGAGCTGGCTTGGCACATCCCTGCCATCGGCCGGATAATTTCCATCGAGCGCAGCCGTACCAATGGTGAAACCAGCCGCCCCCGCGTCCTTCAAGGCTGCGATGCGGCCCGGCGTGTCGATCGATCCGGCCACATAGACGGGCTTCGAGACAGCGGAGCAGACCGCCTCGATCAGCGCCGGGACGTTCTCGTGCGAGCGATAGGCCAGCAGGTCCAGGCCGTGCACGCCGTCGCGTGCGGCCAATGTCTCCGCGCTGGCGACGATCTCGTCGATGCTGCCCTCCAGAACGCTCGGATGACCGGAGATCGTGCCCGGGAAGGGGCAGTACTGGATCATCGTGCCGGCAATGATCGGCAGCACGTCATCGACCCTCGTCCCGCCGAGCAGAATGTCGATGCCGATCTCGACCGCAGCTTTCGCAGATGCGATCTCGCTGTCGCGATCGAGAGAGACGACCTCCAGATAGGAGGTTGCACCGCCCGCCTTGATCGCCGCGTCGAGCGCTTTCAGCTTGTCCAGCGGCAGGCCAATGTCCTTGAAGCCGATATGCCGAACTCCCAGAGCCAGAGCGGTCCGAAGTTGCTCCATCGCATCGC contains:
- a CDS encoding extracellular solute-binding protein, producing the protein MTICRLALALGFALTTSMVQAQAPTGKVTVVTSFSKDVTDPIKKAFEKATPGVTLEVQNRNTNAGVKYLDETRANNQVDLFWASAPDAFEVLKGKTLLSAYKPKATGIPDKIGSYPINDPQGFYTGFAASGYGIMWNERYAKAKKLPEPKDWQDLAGPAFYDHVSIASPARSGTTHLTVETILQGEGWEKGWATIKAMAGNFNAITDRSFGVPEAVNSGQVGVGIVIDFFAFSAQASGFPVKFVYPTVTTVVPANVGIVSNPPNKAAAEAFVEFLLSPAGQEVLLEPGIRRLPVNPAVYAKAGPDYPNPFTDPRFQKMIGFDVDKSEARTAVVDTLFDQLISFQLDALKGVTKTLHEVDAALAKKPNPQAKALADEARGLIAAMPVTEAQAASPELRAAFTGGKEKGARQAEVEAQWASLARDNYGKAKAKAEEALKAAK
- a CDS encoding iron ABC transporter permease produces the protein MTAIPAATLPRARRLSATPGQIALALAIAAFLLLFLGLPVATVLYVAFTEKGTGSFTLVNFYDFVRTELFMRSLWNSFYVSAMSVVWASVFALPLAYLTTRFVFRGAALVQTLGFLPLIMPPFVGAVAMQLFFGRNGSINLLLDDWFGFKIGFMEGLNGVIFVQSVHYFPFILINLSAALRNIDRAMEEAAQNLGSSGFRLFRRIVFPLALPGYLAGASLVFVKVFDDLATPLLLNVKDMLAPQAYLRITSIGIADPMGYVISVVLIAASVAAMWLSALALKGRDYATTQRGGGGLARRKMTRWEAVFGYGVVILILALVLAPHLGLLLLSFATIWSFSPLPDGFTTAHYARVFGESSLYIKNTLIYATLAGGIDIVLGVAIAYLVLRTKLIGREWLDWAASAALAIPGVVLGIGYLRTFYGVTLPDGTPLASLWLTIVLALAIRRLPYALRACYAALQQISVSLEEAAENLGATKSRTVRRVVVPLMAGGILAGFVTSFSTAAVELSATLMLVQSNSDAPLAYGLYVFMQSAAGRGPGAALGVVAVLLVALCTFLSHVIVERSQKAKGMGH
- a CDS encoding ABC transporter ATP-binding protein — its product is MNMTASLATPAVSVDIEGVNLSYGDNHVLKTVDLAIRPGEFFAFLGPSGCGKTTLLRLIAGFNQADSGRVLIGGKDISALPPWKRDVGMVFQSYALWPHMTVARNVAFGLEERGVARAEVNRRVALALDLVGLGHLAERRPSQLSGGQQQRVAVARTVAVEPKVLLLDEPLSNLDAKMRVQVRRELRDLQQRLGLTTIFVTHDQEEANTICDRIAVMNDGVIQQVGTPIELYERPANLFVANFLGAANILSGQIGGSGGDRHFEIDGGMKIPIADTDTIPERAKLVFRPQHARLSPVGAPEQGMFALACDIVGREFLGSSIRYFARVGTTEVAVDVPFHSSRDLLEPGAAAMLNLDGGSVLWLPY
- a CDS encoding cupin domain-containing protein, whose amino-acid sequence is MGLRFIFMLTRNDRTVGDAMEQLRTALALGVRHIGFKDIGLPLDKLKALDAAIKAGGATSYLEVVSLDRDSEIASAKAAVEIGIDILLGGTRVDDVLPIIAGTMIQYCPFPGTISGHPSVLEGSIDEIVASAETLAARDGVHGLDLLAYRSHENVPALIEAVCSAVSKPVYVAGSIDTPGRIAALKDAGAAGFTIGTAALDGNYPADGRDVPSQLKTIIRDVALLNRHISPFRKENLESAFGRFSDTWPPRLAASVNNLQIKLAKFEGEAGWHFNLGEDEVFFVHKGRLLMKFRDRDEVIGEGEFIVVPHGVERCPTALDQVCEVVLLEIGATSGSLQIGDGQRR